In one Bos mutus isolate GX-2022 chromosome 19, NWIPB_WYAK_1.1, whole genome shotgun sequence genomic region, the following are encoded:
- the PER1 gene encoding period circadian protein homolog 1 isoform X3, with protein MSRSGPLEGAEGGGDPRPGEPFCPGGGPSPGPPEHRPCPGPSLADDTDANSNGSSGNESNGPESRGASQRSSHSSSSGNGKDSALLETTESSKSTNSQSPSPPSSSIAYSLLSASSEPDNPSTSGCSSEQSARARTQKELMTALRELKLRLPPERRGKGRSGTLATLQYALACVKQVQANQEFYQQWSLEEGEPCAMDMSTYTLEELEHVTSEYTLRNQDTFSVAVSFLTGRIVYISEQAGVLLRCKRDVFRGARFSELLAPQDVGVFYGSTTPSRLPTWGPGTSAGSGLKDFTQEKSVFCRIRGGPDRDPGPRYQPFRLTPYVTKIRVSDGAPAQPCCLLIAERIHSGYEAPRIPPDKRIFTTRHTPSCLFQDVDERAAPLLGYLPQDLLGAPVLLFLHPEDRPLMLAIHKKILQLAGQPFDHSPIRFCARNGEYVTMDTSWAGFVHPWSRKVAFVLGRHKVRTAPLNEDVFTPPVPSPALSLDSDIQELSEQIHRLLLQPVHSPSPTGLCGVGPVPSSGPLLSPGSSSDSNGGDAEGPGPPAPVTFQQICKDVHLVKHQGQQLFIESRARPLPRPRVPATGTFKAKTLPCQSPDLEVAPAPIQAPVALAAEDAERKEASSCSYQQINCLDSILRYLESCNLPSTAKRKCASSSSCTASSASDDDKQRAGPVSVGAKKDIIMMEDLPSLPPGPAPSPAPSPTVAPDPAPDAYRPVGLTKAVLSLHTQKEEQAFLSRFRDFSRLRGLDSSSTAPSAPGERGCHHSLAIPGRRHHCRSKAKRSRHHQTTRAEAPGYISQPSPVPPSAPWPPPPATPPFPAVVQPYPLPVFPPRGGPQPLPPAPTSVPPAAFPAPLVTPMVALVLPNYLFPTPSTYPYGAPQMPAEGPPTPASRSPSPSLPPSPPHRPDSPLFNSRCSSPLQLNLLQLEEAPRGEGGAAAAGSGSSAGHPPPSEETAEPEARLAEVTESSNQDALSGSSDLLELLLQEDSRSGTGSAASGSLASGLGSGSGSHEGGSTSASITRSSQSSHTSKYFGSIDSSEAEAGAAQARAEPGDQVIKYVLQDPIWLLMANADQRVMMTYQVPSSRDMASVLKQDRERLRAMQKQQPRFSEDQRRELGAVHSWVRKGQLPRALDVMACVDCGSSTQEPGHPDDPLFSEVDGLGLEPMEEGGGEGGGGGGEGEGSDEAQAQAGARVSSSQDLAMEEEEQGGSSPSPALPATENGTS; from the exons ATGAGCAGGAGCGGCCCCCTAGAAGGGGCTGAAGGGGGAGGGGACCCCAGGCCAGGGGAACCCTTTTGTCCTGGAGGGGGTCCatcccctgggcctccagagcaCCGACCTTGTCCTGGCCCCAGCTTGGCTGATGACACGGATGCCAACAGCAATGGCTCTAGCGGCAATGAGTCCAATGGACCCGAGTCCAGGGGTGCATCTCAGCGGAGTTCGCACAGCTCCTCCTCCGGCAATGGCAAGGACTCAGCCCTGCTGGAGACCACTGAGAGCAGCAAGAG CACGAACTCTCAGAGCCCATCCCCACCCAGCAGTTCTATTGCCTATAGCCTCCTGAGTGCCAGCTCTGAGCCAGACAACCCTTCTACCAGTGGCTGCAG CAGTGAACAGTCAGCTCGGGCAAGGACTCAGAAAGAACTCATGACGGCACTGCGAGAGCTCAAGCTTCGGCTGCCCCCGGAGCGCAGGGGCAAGGGCCGCTCCGGGACTCTGGCCACACTGCAGTACGCGCTGGCCTGCGTCAAGCAGGTGCAAG CCAACCAGGAGTTCTACCAGCAATGGAGCCTGGAGGAGGGCGAACCGTGTGCCATGGACATGTCCACCTATACTCTGGAGGAGCTGGAGCACGTCACATCTGAGTACACACTCCGCAACCAG GACACCTTCTCCGTGGCTGTCTCCTTCCTGACAGGCCGCATCGTCTACATTTCCGAGCAGGCGGGTGTCCTGCTGCGCTGCAAGCGGGACGTGTTCCGGGGTGCCCGCTTCTCTGAGCTTTTGGCTCCCCAGGACGTGGGTGTCTTCTACGGTTCCACCACCCCATCCCGCCTGCCCACCTGGGGCCCAGGGACCTCTGCAG GTTCAGGCCTCAAGGACTTCACCCAGGAGAAGTCTGTCTTCTGTCGTATCAG AGGGGGTCCTGACCGGGATCCGGGGCCTCGGTACCAGCCATTCCGCCTAACCCCATATGTGACCAAGATCCGGGTCTCCGACGGGGCCCCTGCCCAGCCATGCTGCCTGCTCATCGCAGAGCGCATTCACTCTGGTTATGAAG CTCCCCGGATCCCGCCTGACAAGAGGATCTTCACCACACGACACACGCCCAGCTGCCTCTTCCAGGATGTGGATGAGAG GGCTGCCCCACTGCTAGGCTACCTCCCCCAGGACCTCCTGGGGGCCCCAGTGCTCCTCTTCCTGCATCCGGAGGACCGACCCCTCATGCTGGCCATTCACAAGAAGA TCCTGCAGCTGGCCGGCCAGCCCTTTGACCACTCCCCTATTCGCTTCTGTGCCCGTAATGGGGAGTACGTCACCATGGACACCAGCTGGGCTGGTTTCGTGCACCCCTGGAGCCGCAAGGTGGCCTTTGTGTTGGGCCGCCACAAAGTACGCAC GGCGCCCCTGAATGAAGATGTATTCACTCCCCCGGtccccagccctgctctgtccCTGGACTCTGACATCCAAGAGCTCTCAGAGCAGATCCACCGGCTGCTGTTACAG CCTGTGCACAGCCCCAGCCCCACGGGCCTCTGTGGAGTAGGCCCTGTGCCTTCCTCTGGCCCTCTCCTCAGCCCTGGCTCCTCCAGTGACAGCAATGGGGGTGATGCCGAGGGACCTGGGCCTCCTGCCCCG GTGACCTTCCAGCAGATCTGTAAGGATGTGCACCTGGTGAAGCATCAGGGGCAGCAGCTTTTTATTGAGTCCCGGGCCCGGCCTCTGCCCCGGCCCCGTGTCCCTG CTACTGGCACATTCAAGGCCAAGACCCTTCCCTGCCAATCCCCAGACCTGGAGGTGGCCCCGGCTCCAATCCAGGCCCCAGTGGCCTTGGCCGCTGAGGACGCTGAGCGGAAAGAAGCCTCCAGTTGCTCCTACCAGCAGATCAACTGCCTGGACAGCATCCTCAG GTACCTGGAGAGCTGCAACCTCCCCAGCACCGCAAAGCGCAAATGTGCGTCCTCCTCTTCCTGCACTGCCTCTTCGGCCTCCGACGACGACAAGCAGCGGGCAGGCCCAGTCTCTGTGGGCGCCAAGAAAG ACATCATCATGATGGAGGACCTGCCCAGCCTGCCTCCCGGTccagctcccagcccagcccctagTCCTACGGTAGCCCCTGACCCAGCCCCAGACGCCTACCGCCCAGTGGGCCTGACCAAGGCCGTGCTGTCCCTGCACACACAGAAGGAGGAGCAGGCCTTCCTCAGCCGCTTCCGTGACTTCAGCAGGCTGCGTGGACTGGACAGCTCCTCCACAGCCCCCTCGGCCCCTGGCGAGCGAG GCTGCCACCACAGCCTTGCCATCCCCGGCCGCCGCCACCACTGCCGATCCAAAGCCAAGCGCTCACGTCACCACCAGACAACTCGGGCCGAAGCCCCCGGATACATCTCCCAGCCCTCGCCTGTGCCACCCTCTGCCCCCTGGCCCCCGCCACCAGCCACTCCTCCCTTCCCAGCTGTGGTCCAGCCATACCCGCTCCCCGTGTTCCCCCCGAGAGGTGGCCCTcagcctctccctcctgctcccacGTCTGTGCCTCCTGCAGCTTTCCCTGCCCCCCTGGTGACCCCCATGGTGGCCTTGGTGCTCCCTAACTATCTGTTCCCTACCCCATCCACCTACCCCTATGGGGCACCCCAGATGCCTGCTGAGGGGCCTCCTACCCCTGCCTCCCGCTCCCCGTCTCCGTCCCTGCCCCCGAGCCCTCCCCACCGCCCCGACTCTCCGCTCTTCAACTCAAGATGCAGCTCCCCACTCCAGCTAAACCTGCTGCAGCTTGAGGAGGCCCCTCGAGGTGAGGGGGGTGCAGCGGCAGCGGGCTCTGGGAGCAGTGCTGGGCACCCCCCTCCCAGCGAGGAGACGGCAGAACCAGAGGCCAGACTG gcagaGGTAACTGAGTCCTCCAACCAGGATGCTCTCTCGGGCTCCAGTGACCTGCTGGAGTTGCTGCTACAAGAGGACTCTCGATCAGGCACGGGCTCTGCTGCCTCAGGCTCCTTGGCCTCCGGCTTGGGCTCTGGTTCAGGCTCCCATGAGGGGGGCAGCACTTCCGCCAGCATCACGC GCAGCAGTCAGAGCAGCCACACGAGCAAGTACTTTGGCAGCATCGATTCTTCAGAGGCTGAGGCTGGGGCTGCCCAGGCCAGGGCTGAGCCTGGGGACCAGGTCATTAAGTATGTGCTCCAGGATCCCATCTGGCTGCTCATGGCCAATGCTGACCAGCGTGTCATGATGACTTATCAGGTGCCCTCCAG cagggacaTGGCCTCTGTGCTGAAGCAGGACCGGGAACGGCTCCGGGCCATGCAGAAGCAGCAGCCTCGGTTCTCGGAGGACCAGCGGAGGGAACTGGGTGCTGTGCACTCCTGGGTCCGGAAAGGTCAACTGCCTCGGGCCCTTGATGTGATG gcCTGTGTGGACTGCGGTAGCAGCACCCAAGAGCCTGGCCATCCTGATGACCCTCTCTTCTCGGAAGTGGATGGACTGGGGCTGGAGCCCATGGAGGAGGGCGGAGGCGagggtggtggcggtggtggtgagGGTGAGGGCAGCGATGAGGCCCAGGCCCAAGCTGGGGCCAGGGTCTCGAGCTCTCAGGACCTGGCCATGGAAGAGGAGGAGCAAGGTGGGAGCTCACCCAGTCCAGCCTTACCTGCCACAGAAAATGGCACCAGCTAG